A section of the Bacteroidota bacterium genome encodes:
- a CDS encoding carboxypeptidase regulatory-like domain-containing protein, with the protein MIIIFLFSTDEETNAVVASYDVSDLTDIQELDEFRANPGTNSIPHNTFVLGDFLVTAYYRDGVIITDATYPNILIKTGEYDTSPLSGNGFNGAWGTWPFLPSGNIIVSDMEQGLFVLGPTYVKACYLDGTVTDAVTGAPLFEAEVSFTGVGVVDATTDLTGKYFGGTVNAGTYDITFTKTGYLPETVTGVVLTNGILTTVDVELDQLPTYTITGQVVDVATGAGVPNANVMFDNATYNFETVADADGNFSFPAMYDDIYTLYAGTWGYVTNDAEVDVNPGGVYTIEIGRGYYDDFLFDFNWNTNETADAGLWEKGEPVGTFIGPSISNPDFDLGGDYGDECYVTGNGGGAAGDDDVDNGIVNLITPSMDLSSYENPKLTYYRWFFNGGGGGTPNDTLRVFISNGIEEVLIDAVNASGGDMSVWVPFEIEMAPYIDITDNMTVRFRTADQSATGHLVEAGVDHFYVYDDVTAAPETAFGSDVQSGCAPLTVVFDNASVGATTWAWEFPGGTPATSTLENPTVTYSTPGIYDVTLTAANDLGSTEVTTTAFVTAELCNGIDNEEVTAYMNISPNPFASTTLISVSNTIGADYLTVTDVTGRVLSEITIAEGAQNIAIGNGLPAGIYFINLTKSGTTIGSLKAIKAE; encoded by the coding sequence CTTTCGTGCTGGGCGATTTTTTAGTAACCGCTTATTACCGCGATGGTGTTATTATTACCGATGCAACTTACCCGAATATTTTAATTAAAACCGGTGAATATGATACTTCACCTTTATCCGGAAACGGATTTAACGGAGCTTGGGGAACCTGGCCGTTTTTACCTTCAGGTAATATTATTGTAAGCGATATGGAACAAGGTTTGTTCGTATTGGGACCAACTTATGTGAAGGCTTGTTATTTAGATGGTACTGTAACCGATGCAGTTACGGGTGCACCTTTATTTGAAGCAGAAGTGAGTTTTACTGGTGTAGGTGTAGTTGACGCTACGACCGATTTAACCGGTAAATATTTTGGTGGAACAGTAAATGCAGGCACTTATGATATCACCTTTACTAAAACCGGTTATTTACCGGAAACAGTAACAGGTGTTGTGCTTACAAATGGTATTTTAACAACAGTTGATGTTGAATTAGATCAATTACCTACTTATACCATTACCGGTCAGGTTGTTGATGTTGCTACCGGCGCAGGCGTTCCGAACGCTAACGTAATGTTTGACAACGCAACATACAATTTTGAAACAGTTGCTGACGCAGATGGAAATTTCAGTTTCCCTGCCATGTATGATGATATTTATACTTTATATGCCGGCACATGGGGTTATGTGACGAATGATGCTGAGGTTGATGTTAATCCGGGCGGAGTTTACACCATTGAAATCGGAAGAGGATATTATGATGATTTCTTGTTTGATTTCAACTGGAATACCAATGAAACTGCTGATGCAGGTTTATGGGAAAAAGGTGAACCTGTTGGAACTTTTATAGGCCCATCTATCAGCAATCCTGATTTTGATTTGGGTGGCGATTATGGTGATGAATGTTATGTAACCGGAAACGGCGGCGGTGCTGCGGGTGATGACGATGTTGACAATGGTATCGTAAACCTGATTACACCATCAATGGATTTAAGCAGTTATGAAAACCCTAAGCTTACTTACTACCGTTGGTTCTTTAACGGTGGCGGTGGCGGAACACCAAACGATACGTTACGCGTATTTATCAGCAATGGCATTGAAGAAGTACTTATTGACGCTGTAAATGCTTCAGGTGGTGATATGAGTGTTTGGGTTCCATTTGAAATTGAAATGGCTCCTTATATCGATATTACCGACAATATGACCGTTCGTTTCAGAACTGCTGACCAGTCTGCAACAGGCCATTTAGTTGAGGCCGGTGTTGACCATTTTTATGTGTATGATGATGTTACAGCAGCACCTGAAACTGCTTTTGGTTCAGATGTTCAATCCGGTTGTGCACCGTTAACTGTTGTGTTCGACAATGCATCTGTAGGCGCAACTACATGGGCTTGGGAATTTCCGGGTGGAACTCCAGCTACATCAACATTGGAAAATCCAACCGTAACTTATTCAACACCAGGCATTTATGATGTAACTTTAACAGCTGCAAACGACCTCGGTTCTACTGAAGTTACCACTACAGCATTTGTTACCGCTGAATTGTGTAATGGTATTGATAATGAGGAAGTTACAGCATACATGAACATCTCGCCAAACCCTTTTGCATCAACCACCTTAATTTCGGTTAGCAATACCATTGGTGCAGATTACTTAACGGTTACCGATGTTACAGGTCGTGTTTTGAGCGAAATTACTATTGCTGAAGGCGCGCAAAATATTGCAATTGGCAATGGATTACCAGCAGGTATCTATTTTATCAACTTAACGAAAAGTGGTACTACGATAGGTAGTTTAAAAGCGATAAAAGCTGAATAA